A genome region from Bufo gargarizans isolate SCDJY-AF-19 chromosome 2, ASM1485885v1, whole genome shotgun sequence includes the following:
- the LOC122929147 gene encoding chemokine-like receptor 1 — protein MENITLYPTFNVTPPDHTSGNTTDYYEDYGQSPENYFALFVYSLAFVLGTSGNGLVLWFTIFKMKKTVNVIWFLNLSIADFTFTLFLPLSIIYLAYDFEWIFGAFMCKLNSSVAFINLFASVFLLTIISIDCCISVIFPVWCQNHRTPKLALFVVIGVWVLAIIFSLPYFIFRNTVQYYDGSFGCFNDFELDPEIEELSPIGKSRQKGTIITRFLVGFVIPFIVIVSSYSIIALRIQRNHMTTSTKPFKVIIAVIISFFVCWFPYHVISLMELHAGNFSPNVFRIGAPLTSSLAFINSCINPFLYVFIGRDFKKKFWGSFHSIFEKAFNEDSLQKDLQNKTKSTSDSHVV, from the coding sequence ATGGAGAACATCACGTTGTATCCAACCTTCAACGTTACACCCCCGGACCACACTTCTGGCAATACAACTGACTACTATGAAGACTATGGACAGTCCCCTGAGAATTACTTCGCTTTGTTTGTCTACTCTTTGGCCTTTGTACTTGGGACTAGTGGAAATGGCCTGGTCCTCTGGTTCACAATCTTCAAGATGAAAAAGACGGTCAATGTCATTTGGTTCCTTAATTTATCAATCGCTGACTTCACCTTCACATTATTTCTCCCCTTGAGCATAATCTACTTGGCTTATGATTTCGAATGGATCTTTGGGGCATTCATGTGCAAGTTGAATAGTTCGGTGGCTTTCATCAATCTGTTTGCCAGCGTCTTCCTGCTCACCATCATCAGTATAGATTGTTGTATCTCTGTCATCTTTCCTGTTTGGTGTCAAAACCACAGAACGCCAAAACTGGCTTTATTTGTTGTCATCGGAGTTTGGGTCCTGGCTATTATATTTAGCCTCCCATACTTTATATTTCGAAACACCGTTCAATATTATGACGGCAGCTTTGGTTGCTTTAACGACTTTGAGCTTGATCCTGAGATCGAAGAGTTATCGCCCATTGGCAAGTCCCGTCAGAAAGGGACAATTATAACCAGATTCCTCGTGGGATTTGTGATCCCTTTTATTGTCATTGTCTCTTCTTATTCCATAATTGCTCTACGTATCCAAAGAAATCACATGACCACGTCCACCAAGCCCTTCAAAGTCATCATCGCTGTGATCATTTCCTTCTTCGTCTGTTGGTTTCCTTATCATGTTATCTCCTTGATGGAATTGCATGCAGGTAATTTTTCACCCAATGTATTTCGTATTGGCGCTCCTCTCACCTCCAGCTTGGCTTTCATAAACAGCTGCATCAATCCTTTTCTCTATGTTTTTATTGGCCGGGACTTTAAGAAAAAATTCTGGGGTTCCTTCCATTCAATATTCGAGAAAGCTTTCAATGAAGACTCATTACAAAAAGACCTCCAGAACAAGACCAAGTCCACCTCTGACTCCCATGTGGTCTAA